Part of the Neisseria leonii genome is shown below.
ACTCGATTGCAGCGACAATTTCGCCACCCGCCAAGCCATCAACGCCGCTTGTGCCGCCGCGCGCAAGCCTTTGGTATCGGGCGCGGCGGTACGCTTTGACGGCCAGATTGCCGTTTACCGCCACGACACGGGCGGCGCGTGCTACCGCTGTGTATTCGATATGGATCAGGCCGACGACGGCGCGTGTGCCCTCTTCGGCGTATTCGCCCCGCTGGTGGGCATCATCGGCACCATGCAGGCGGCAGACGCGCTGAAAATCCTGATGAACCTGCCCGCCGATGCCGACACTCTGCGCTGCTACAACGCGCTGACGGGGGAGTGGCAGCAGTTCCGCTACCGCAAAAACCCGCAATGCCCCGTCTGCGCACAGTAAACCGGATACGCCGCATCCGACACGCCACAACCGCATACAAACATTTTGTCGGATTCCAGAATCCGACCTACCAAATGGCAGCATTTCCGCCACCGCAAAAATCCACAATACCCGTCTGCACAGTAAGCCGGATACCCTGTATCCGACATGCCACGACTGACACATTTTGTCGGATTCGAAAACCCGACCTGCATAAATAATCTACAGCTCTGCCTGCAATTTGACATCCGGCCGCAGATGCGCCGCACCGTGCAATGCCTGATAAGCCGGCCCGGCAACCCGCGCAATCAGCGAAAGCTGTTGCCAGAGCAGATGATTCTGCCCGTCTTCGTATTCCGGCAACTGCCGCAAAGCCGCCAAATCGGCCAAAAGGCTGTCATGGTCTTGCTGCCAGCGCGTACGGTCCTCTTCTTCCATATTTTCCAGCAGGCCGCACAACACGCCGCCTGCGGCAAAATAGTGCCGCACAAACTCCGAATCCGCCAAGCCGTGCCGGTTCTGGCTGCGGCAGGCACCGAGTGAAGCAATATAGCCCAGCAGCGAATAATTGATTTTCAGCAGCGTAAACCCGTCGTTGATGCGGCCGCCGTACTTTTCCGGCTCGCCCGACATATCCGATACCGTGCTGGACAAGGCCGCCGCTTTTTCGTGTGCCCGACGGCGGGCGGTACGGTAGGCCATATCGTCAGCCGCCCCCTGCTGCAACTGTTTCAGGATATTACGCAGATATTCCGCGCTGCCCGCCACTGCCTGAGCACCGGTTCGGTTCAACTGCAAATAGTGCCAGTCCGGCCACAAATACGATACCGCCGCCCACGCCAATGCCGCGCCGATCACGGTATCAATCAGGCGCAGCGGCAGCGCGCCGTTCAAATCGTAGCCCGCAATCGAAAAACTGGCGAGTGCCTGAATGGTGATAAAAAAGGTGGAGTAACTGTATTTGTGGCTGCGGAAAAAGAAGAACAGCGTGGTGGAAGCCACCACAATCATCAGTTCCGCTTCCAACGAGGGCGTGAAATACGGCAGCAGCGATCCGACCAGCACACCGGCCAATGTGCCGACAATACGCTGTTTGAGGCGGGTTTGGGTGGCCGAATAATTGGGCTGGCAGACAAATACCGCCGTCAGCATAATCCAATAGCCCTGATGAATGGCCAGCAGTTCCACCACCACCCCGCATACCGACACCAGCAGCGCCATACGCACCGCATGACGGAATGTGGCCGATTGCAGCGTCATGCCGTTTTTCAGCGACTGCCACACTTCGCGCCCGCTGCCGCCGTCACTGTGGGCAATGCCGTCTGAAACAGCAGACGGCATATCGTCTGCCGCCCGTTCCAAACTTTCCAGCTGGTCGCTGACGGCACACAAATTCTCTATCAGCCGTGCCAGCGTATGCCGCTCTTCCGCCGCCGCGCTGTTTTCCTCATAGTACTTCAAAGACTGGCGCAAACCGCGCCCCGCCCGAGCCAAACGTTCGTCGTAACGGTACGGCCGGTTGGCACGCAATGCGTCGGCCACCGCGCGGCAGGCATCGGCCTGCAATTCCAACAGCCGCCGGCAGCGGAACACCAAATCGCTGTTTTTCAGCCGCGCCACCACTTCCTGATGGCGGATAAAGCTCGAACCTGCGCGCTCGTGTATGTCCTGTGCGGCAAAATAATAATGCAGCATCCGGCCGGTACGCGGGTGGCGGTGCTGGCCGCGCATACGGTAAAACAGCGTACTGCGGCATTGATTGAAGGCGGCGGTCAGCCGCTGGTTTTTCATCGCCAAATCGATTTGCCGCCGTTCCAGGCAGCCGACTTCGTCGGGATCGAAAAACCCGGCCTTGCTGTCAAGAAACGCCGCCAGCGCGGCATACGCGCCCGCCACGTTTTCCTGAACCGGCCGGTGCGGAAACAGCGCGTGCACCAACAGCGCGGCCGCATGGTAAAGCAGTGCGCCGCCGCAGATCATCAGCGGCACGGCATACCAGACGGCCTCCGCCCGATAAGTCAGCGTCGTGTAAACCGCCACCGCCAAGGTACCGAACGCGATGGTACGGTAGCGCACACCCGCCACGCCGATCAGGGTGAACACAAACGCCAGCAGCGTCATGGTCGGCACAAACCACAGCGGCCGGCCGAAAGTCAGCTGCACCGCCAGCGACGATAAGGCAAATGCCGACAGCGAAATCAGCATATTTTTCAGACGGCCGCTGAAACGGTTGTCCAAGTCCACCAACCCGCCCGCCACAACACCCAGCACCAGCGGCACGGCCAAAGCCGACAAAGCCCAATATCTCACCGCCCAAGCCGCCGCGCATACGCTGACCAATACCGGCACGGCGGCCATCACTTTGGCATTGACCGGTGGGGTTTTGATGCTCAACATCATCATCGTCCGCAAAGAAAACGGCTTATTGTACACCGCCGCCGCGCCGATACCGCAACAGGCCGTCTGAAAACGGTATGGGGCGGTTTTCACTTCGCGGCCAAAAGTCGGATACAAGTATCCGACCTACCTCTTTGCCCGTTTTCAGACGGCCTGCTTAACGTAGGTCGGATTCTTGAATCCGACATTTCCCAAAACGCATTTCAAACACAAGACCATCAAATTTTTACAACACAAAATCCTCCCATTTTTAATATAAAAAAGTCGGATACGAGTATCCGACCTACGGCTTTTTATCAAAGCATGGCTGACATCACGGCTTTAATAATCCTGCCTGCCCCTTAGCTGGATCGGTGTCATACGCCGCCAGTGCATCGGCAACGGTCAGCCCCAATGCTTTGGCAACGCCCTCGCCGTATGCGGCATCGCATTTGTTGCAGTTTCTGATATGGCGGTATTTGATGAAATCAGGGGCATCGCCCATCGCTGCGGCGGTATTGTCAAACAGTGCCTGTTTTTGGCTGTCGTTCATGAGGTTAAACAACGCTCGCGGCTGGCTGAAATAATCGTCATCATCGGCACGAAAATCCCAATGGGCAGCGTCGCCGCTGATTTTCAAAGGCGGCTCGGCGTATTCAGGCTGCTGTTGCCACACGCCGAAGCTGTTCGGCTCGTAGTGCTTGAAGCCGCCGTAATTGCCGTCCACACGCCCCTGTCCGTCTCGGTGATTGCTTGCAACAGGGCAACGCGGAGCATTGACAGGGATTTGGTTGCGGTTTACGCCTAGGCGGTAACGCTGGGCATCGGCATAGTTGAACAGGCGTGCCTGCAACATCTTATCAGGCGATACGCCAATCCCCGGTACGAGATTGCTCGGTGCAAATGCCGCCTGCTCAACATCGGCAAAGAAGTTTTCAGGGTTTTTGTTCAGCTCAAACTCGCCCACTTCAATCAGCGGATAATCGCCTTTTGGCCAGACTTTGGTCAAATCAAAGGGGTGGTACGGCACTTTTTCGGCATCTGTCTCAGGCATGATTTGCACATACATCGTCCACTTGGGGAAATTGCCCTGCTCGATGGCTTCATACAAATCTTTTTGGTGGCTTTCACGGTCTTTGCCAATCACCGCTTCGGCTTCGGCATCAGTCAAATTCTCAATACCCTGCTGGCTGCGGAAGTGAAATTTCACCCAAAACCGCTCGCCGTCTTTATTCCAAAAGCTGTAAGTATGGCTGCCAAATCCGTGCATATGGCGGTAGGATTTGGGAATACCGCGGTCGCTCATGACGATGGTAACTTGGTGGAATGCCTCAGGCAACAGCGTCCAAAAATCCCAGTTATTGGTCGGCGAACGCATATTGGTACGAGGGTCGCGTTTGACCGCTTTGTTTAAATCAGGGAATTTGCGTGGGTCCCGCAAGAAAAATACCGGCGTATTGTTGCCGACCATATCCCAGTTGCCCTCTTCGGTGTAGAACTTCAAGGCAAAACCACGAATATCGCGTTCGGCATCGGCAGCACCCCGCTCGCCTGCCACGGTGGTAAAACGGGCGAACATCTCGGTTTTTTTACCGACTTCGCTAAAAATGGCGGCACGGGTGTATTTGGTAATATCATGGGTTACGGTAAAAGTACCGAACGCTCCCGAGCCTTTGGCGTGCATACGCCGCTCTGGAATGACCTCACGGGCAAAATCGGCAAGTTTTTCATTCAGCCACAAATCTTGGGCAAGCAGCGGCCCACGAGGACCAGCAGTCAGGCTGTTTTGGTTGTCGGCAACAGGCGCACCGTTACTCATGGTGAGGTGGTTTACAGGACATTTGGACATGGCAGTATTCCTTTTTATATGGTTCGGATCGGGTTATCCTGTCGGATAACTGCACTACCATAACAGCTTTCCCCGCCGCACAAGCCCGCCATACATCAGATTTTCATTCCTTTGCACGCCATTTACCGTTTCTGCACCCGACACTGCCGCCTGCGCATCGGCGAGCCGACGCAAAAAGGCCGTCTGAAAACCATTCCCGCTGTTTTCAGACGGCCTTTTTGCCGGTATGGGATTTAAAGGCGGAACTGCGGCAGCAGCGCGGGAATGCCGGGCAGCATACCCACTGCCGCCATCGCCGCACACAACACCGCAAAACACAATACCGGCACCACCACCCGGCCGCCCAAACCCAAATCGGCGCTGCGCTGCTTGTCGCCGATCAGCCCCAGATTATCCAGCATCATGGTCAGCGACCAGCCGAACACCGGGTTTACCAGTGCGGAAGAGAACACCACAATCGCCGCCGA
Proteins encoded:
- a CDS encoding HesA/MoeB/ThiF family protein, with the protein product MNDHQLLRYSRHILLDEIGIENQEKLLQSSVFVLGCGGLGAAAVPYLAAAGVGRIIIADADTVDETNLQRQICYRERDIGRLKSEAMADFIRERHPHTDIIALTGYLNADTLPEWVGQADAVLDCSDNFATRQAINAACAAARKPLVSGAAVRFDGQIAVYRHDTGGACYRCVFDMDQADDGACALFGVFAPLVGIIGTMQAADALKILMNLPADADTLRCYNALTGEWQQFRYRKNPQCPVCAQ
- the yccS gene encoding YccS family putative transporter; this translates as MYPTFGREVKTAPYRFQTACCGIGAAAVYNKPFSLRTMMMLSIKTPPVNAKVMAAVPVLVSVCAAAWAVRYWALSALAVPLVLGVVAGGLVDLDNRFSGRLKNMLISLSAFALSSLAVQLTFGRPLWFVPTMTLLAFVFTLIGVAGVRYRTIAFGTLAVAVYTTLTYRAEAVWYAVPLMICGGALLYHAAALLVHALFPHRPVQENVAGAYAALAAFLDSKAGFFDPDEVGCLERRQIDLAMKNQRLTAAFNQCRSTLFYRMRGQHRHPRTGRMLHYYFAAQDIHERAGSSFIRHQEVVARLKNSDLVFRCRRLLELQADACRAVADALRANRPYRYDERLARAGRGLRQSLKYYEENSAAAEERHTLARLIENLCAVSDQLESLERAADDMPSAVSDGIAHSDGGSGREVWQSLKNGMTLQSATFRHAVRMALLVSVCGVVVELLAIHQGYWIMLTAVFVCQPNYSATQTRLKQRIVGTLAGVLVGSLLPYFTPSLEAELMIVVASTTLFFFFRSHKYSYSTFFITIQALASFSIAGYDLNGALPLRLIDTVIGAALAWAAVSYLWPDWHYLQLNRTGAQAVAGSAEYLRNILKQLQQGAADDMAYRTARRRAHEKAAALSSTVSDMSGEPEKYGGRINDGFTLLKINYSLLGYIASLGACRSQNRHGLADSEFVRHYFAAGGVLCGLLENMEEEDRTRWQQDHDSLLADLAALRQLPEYEDGQNHLLWQQLSLIARVAGPAYQALHGAAHLRPDVKLQAEL
- a CDS encoding catalase, with the translated sequence MSKCPVNHLTMSNGAPVADNQNSLTAGPRGPLLAQDLWLNEKLADFAREVIPERRMHAKGSGAFGTFTVTHDITKYTRAAIFSEVGKKTEMFARFTTVAGERGAADAERDIRGFALKFYTEEGNWDMVGNNTPVFFLRDPRKFPDLNKAVKRDPRTNMRSPTNNWDFWTLLPEAFHQVTIVMSDRGIPKSYRHMHGFGSHTYSFWNKDGERFWVKFHFRSQQGIENLTDAEAEAVIGKDRESHQKDLYEAIEQGNFPKWTMYVQIMPETDAEKVPYHPFDLTKVWPKGDYPLIEVGEFELNKNPENFFADVEQAAFAPSNLVPGIGVSPDKMLQARLFNYADAQRYRLGVNRNQIPVNAPRCPVASNHRDGQGRVDGNYGGFKHYEPNSFGVWQQQPEYAEPPLKISGDAAHWDFRADDDDYFSQPRALFNLMNDSQKQALFDNTAAAMGDAPDFIKYRHIRNCNKCDAAYGEGVAKALGLTVADALAAYDTDPAKGQAGLLKP